Proteins encoded within one genomic window of Felis catus isolate Fca126 chromosome C1, F.catus_Fca126_mat1.0, whole genome shotgun sequence:
- the TNFRSF18 gene encoding tumor necrosis factor receptor superfamily member 18 isoform X1, translating to MGARGARVALCGVALLCALGLGERPSGPSCGPGRLLRGAGTDARCCRLCSAAEEVCPEGDCTCVQPEFHCGDPQCDTCKHHPCPPGQEAQPRGNFNFGFECVDCATGTFSGGREGRCKPWSDCSQFGLPTMFSGNKTHNAVCSLGPLPTEPHDPLTIVLLTVATCILVLTAAQLGLHIWQLRRQRMWPPETQLLLEARPPAEDACSCQFPEEERGEQLSEDKGQLRDLWV from the exons ATGGGGGCGAGGGGCGCGCGCGTGGCCCTGTGCGGCGTGGCGTTGCTCTGCGCGCTCGGCCTGGGCGAGCGCCCCTCGGGTCCGAGCTGCGGCCCCGGCCGCCTGCTGCGAGGAGCCGGGACGGACGCGCGCTGCTGTCGCCTGTGCTCCGCGG CTGAGGAGGTTTGTCCTGAGGGGGACTGCACATGTGTCCAGCCGGAGTTCCACTGTGGAGACCCCCAGTGTGACACCTGCAAACACCACCCCTGCCCGCCCGGCCAGGAGGCGCAGCCACGTG gGAATTTCAATTTCGGCTTTGAGTGTGTTGACTGTGCCACAGGGACCTTCTCTGGGGGCCGTGAGGGCCGCTGCAAACCCTGGTCAGA CTGCTCCCAGTTTGGGCTTCCCACCATGTTCTCTGGGAACAAAACACACAATGCCGTATGTAGCCTGGGGCCGCTGCCCACTGAGCCGCACGACCCCCTGACCATCGTCCTCCTCACCGTGGCCACCTGCATCCTGGTCCTGACTGCAGCCCAGCTTGGCCTGCACATCTGGCAGCTGAGGAGGCAGCGCATGTGGCCCCCAG AGACCCAGCTGCTGCTGGAGGCACGGCCGCCAGCCGAAGACGCCTGCAGCTGCCAGTTCCCCGAGGAGGAGCGCGGGGAGCAGCTGTCTGAGGACAAGGGCCAGCTGAGGGACCTGTGGGTGTGA
- the TNFRSF18 gene encoding tumor necrosis factor receptor superfamily member 18 isoform X2, which produces MGAWRGASPKIPQLGGAAGAMGARGARVALCGVALLCALGLGERPSGPSCGPGRLLRGAGTDARCCRLCSAAEEVCPEGDCTCVQPEFHCGDPQCDTCKHHPCPPGQEAQPRGNFNFGFECVDCATGTFSGGREGRCKPWSDCSQFGLPTMFSGNKTHNAVCSLGPLPTEPHDPLTIVLLTVATCILVLTAAQLGLHIWQLRRQRMWPPGRDPAAAGGTAASRRRLQLPVPRGGARGAAV; this is translated from the exons ATGGGGGCGTGGCGGGGCGCATCCCCTAAAATCCCGCAGCTCGGTGGGGCGGCGGGGGCCATGGGGGCGAGGGGCGCGCGCGTGGCCCTGTGCGGCGTGGCGTTGCTCTGCGCGCTCGGCCTGGGCGAGCGCCCCTCGGGTCCGAGCTGCGGCCCCGGCCGCCTGCTGCGAGGAGCCGGGACGGACGCGCGCTGCTGTCGCCTGTGCTCCGCGG CTGAGGAGGTTTGTCCTGAGGGGGACTGCACATGTGTCCAGCCGGAGTTCCACTGTGGAGACCCCCAGTGTGACACCTGCAAACACCACCCCTGCCCGCCCGGCCAGGAGGCGCAGCCACGTG gGAATTTCAATTTCGGCTTTGAGTGTGTTGACTGTGCCACAGGGACCTTCTCTGGGGGCCGTGAGGGCCGCTGCAAACCCTGGTCAGA CTGCTCCCAGTTTGGGCTTCCCACCATGTTCTCTGGGAACAAAACACACAATGCCGTATGTAGCCTGGGGCCGCTGCCCACTGAGCCGCACGACCCCCTGACCATCGTCCTCCTCACCGTGGCCACCTGCATCCTGGTCCTGACTGCAGCCCAGCTTGGCCTGCACATCTGGCAGCTGAGGAGGCAGCGCATGTGGCCCCCAGGTCG AGACCCAGCTGCTGCTGGAGGCACGGCCGCCAGCCGAAGACGCCTGCAGCTGCCAGTTCCCCGAGGAGGAGCGCGGGGAGCAGCTGTCTGA
- the TNFRSF4 gene encoding tumor necrosis factor receptor superfamily member 4 precursor: MRVVVGAQRPRAPHSAVQLLGLVLGTAAALHCVGNTYPKDGKCCSECPPGYGMESRCSGDQDTKCLQCASGFYNEAVNYEPCKPCTQCNQRSGSEPKQRCTPTQDTVCRCRPGTEPQDGYDRGVDCAPCPPGHFSPGDDQACKPWTNCTLAGKRTLRPASQGSDAVCEDRSPPATTPWETQGPPVRPPTTQPTTAWPRTSQEPFTPPAEPPRGPQLAAVLGLGLGLLAPVAAALALLLHHRAWRLPPGGNSFRTPIQEEHADANSTLAKI; the protein is encoded by the exons ATGAGGGTGGTTGTGGGGGCTCAGCGGCCCAGGGCGCCTCACTCAGCTGTCCAGCTCCTGGGGCTTGTGCTGGGCACCGCGGCCGCGCTCCACTGTGTCGGGAACACCTACCCCAAAGACGGCAAGTGCTGTAGCGAGTGCCCACCAG GTTATGGGATGGAGAGTCGCTGCAGCGGTGACCAGGACACCAAGTGCCTCCAGTGCGCGTCCGGCTTCTACAACGAGGCCGTGAACTACGAGCCTTGCAAGCCCTGCACACAGTGCAACCAGA gaagtgGGAGCGAGCCCAAGCAGAGATGCACACCCACGCAGGACACCGTCTGCCGCTGCAGGCCAGGCACTGAGCCCCAGGACGGTTACGATCGTGGAGTCG ACTGTGCCCCGTGCCCACCGGGACATTTCTCCCCAGGTGATGACCAGGCTTGCAAGCCCTGGACCAA CTGCACCTTGGCGGGAAAGCGCACGCTGAGGCCGGCCAGCCAAGGCTCAGATGCCGTGTGTGAGGACAGGAGCCCCCCAGCCACCACGCCTTGGGAGACCCAGGGCCCCCCAGTCCGGCCCCCTACCACCCAGCCCACCACAGCCTGGCCTAGGACCTCACAGGAGCCCTTCACACCCCCTGCAGAGCCCCCCAGGG GTCCCCAGCTGGCCGCggtcctgggcctgggcctgggcctgcttGCCCCGGTGGCGGCCGCACTGGCCCTGCTCCTGCACCACAGAGCCTGGCGGCTACCCCCCG GTGGAAATAGCTTCCGGACCCCCATCCAAGAGGAGCATGCCGATGCCAACTCCACCCTGGCCAAGATCTGA
- the SDF4 gene encoding 45 kDa calcium-binding protein isoform X1 yields MASRRASLRGLASHCLWLLGVILLMDVSARPANHSSARERAGNREEREILPPDHLNGVKLEMDGHLNKDFHQEVFLGKDTDGFEEDAEPRRSRRKLMVIFSKVDVNTDRRISAKEMQHWIMEKTAEHFQEAIEESRVHFRAVDPDGDGRVSWDEYKVKFLVSKGHNEKEVEEKMKNGEELKVDEETQEVLENLKDRWYQADNPPSDLLLTEDEFLSFLHPEHSRGMLKFMVKEIVRDLDQDGDKQLSLPEFISLPAGTVENQQGQDIDDSWVRDRKKEFEELIDANHDGIVTMAELEDYMDPMNEYNALNEAKQMIAIADENQNHHLEPEEVLKYSEFFTGSKLMDYARNVHEEF; encoded by the exons ATGGCGTCCAGGCGGGCTTCCCTCCGTGGCCTGGCGTCTCACTGCCTCTGGCTCTTGGGGGTCATCCTGCTGATGGATGTGTCTGCCCGGCCTGCCAACCACTCATCCGCTCGGGAGAGGGCAGGCAACAGGGAGGAGCGGGAGATCCTGCCCCCGGACCACCTGAATGGGGTGAAGCTGGAGATGGACGGGCACCTCAACAAAGACTTCCACCAGGAGGTCTTCCTGGGGAAGGACACGGACGGGTTCGAGGAGGACGCGGAGCCACggaggagcaggaggaagctGATGGTCATCTTTTCCAA GGTCGACGTGAACACCGACCGGAGGATCAGCGCCAAGGAGATGCAGCACTGGATTATGGAGAAGACGGCAGAGCACTTCCAGGAGGCCATCGAAGAGAGCAGGGTGCACTTCCGTGCCGTGGACCCCGACGGCGACG GCCGTGTGTCGTGGGACGAGTATAAGGTGAAGTTTTTGGTGAGCAAAGGGCACAACGAGAAAGAAGTCGAGGAGAAGATGAAGAATGGCGAGGAGCTGAAGGTCGACGAGGAGA CACAGGAAGTCCTGGAGAACCTCAAGGACCGTTGGTACCAGGCGGACAACCCCCCCTCGGATCTGCTGCTGACTGAGGACGAGTTCCTGTCGTTCCTTCACCCCGAGCACAGCCGTGGCATGCTCAAGTTCATGGTCAAGGAGATTGTCCGGGACCTGG ACCAGGACGGTGACAAGCAGCTCTCGCTGCCTGAGTTCATCTCTCTGCCCGCGGGCACGGTGGAGAACCAGCAGGGCCAGGACATCGATGACAGTTGGGTCAGAGACCGGAAAAAGGAGTTTGAGGAGCTAATCGACGCCAACCATGATGGGATCGTGACCATGGCGGAGCTGGAG GACTACATGGACCCCATGAATGAGTACAACGCCCTTAACGAGGCCAAACAGATGATCGCCATCGCCGACGAGAACCAGAACCACCACCTGGAGCCCGAGGAGGTCCTCAAGTACAGCGAGTTCTTCACGGGCAGCAAGCTGATGGACTATGCCCGCAACGTGCACGAGGAGTTCTGA
- the SDF4 gene encoding 45 kDa calcium-binding protein isoform X2 — protein MASRRASLRGLASHCLWLLGVILLMDVSARPANHSSARERAGNREEREILPPDHLNGVKLEMDGHLNKDFHQEVFLGKDTDGFEEDAEPRRSRRKLMVIFSKVDVNTDRRISAKEMQHWIMEKTAEHFQEAIEESRVHFRAVDPDGDGRVSWDEYKVKFLVSKGHNEKEVEEKMKNGEELKVDEETQEVLENLKDRWYQADNPPSDLLLTEDEFLSFLHPEHSRGMLKFMVKEIVRDLDQDGDKQLSLPEFISLPAGTVENQQGQDIDDSWVRDRKKEFEELIDANHDGIVTMAELEACFPIAV, from the exons ATGGCGTCCAGGCGGGCTTCCCTCCGTGGCCTGGCGTCTCACTGCCTCTGGCTCTTGGGGGTCATCCTGCTGATGGATGTGTCTGCCCGGCCTGCCAACCACTCATCCGCTCGGGAGAGGGCAGGCAACAGGGAGGAGCGGGAGATCCTGCCCCCGGACCACCTGAATGGGGTGAAGCTGGAGATGGACGGGCACCTCAACAAAGACTTCCACCAGGAGGTCTTCCTGGGGAAGGACACGGACGGGTTCGAGGAGGACGCGGAGCCACggaggagcaggaggaagctGATGGTCATCTTTTCCAA GGTCGACGTGAACACCGACCGGAGGATCAGCGCCAAGGAGATGCAGCACTGGATTATGGAGAAGACGGCAGAGCACTTCCAGGAGGCCATCGAAGAGAGCAGGGTGCACTTCCGTGCCGTGGACCCCGACGGCGACG GCCGTGTGTCGTGGGACGAGTATAAGGTGAAGTTTTTGGTGAGCAAAGGGCACAACGAGAAAGAAGTCGAGGAGAAGATGAAGAATGGCGAGGAGCTGAAGGTCGACGAGGAGA CACAGGAAGTCCTGGAGAACCTCAAGGACCGTTGGTACCAGGCGGACAACCCCCCCTCGGATCTGCTGCTGACTGAGGACGAGTTCCTGTCGTTCCTTCACCCCGAGCACAGCCGTGGCATGCTCAAGTTCATGGTCAAGGAGATTGTCCGGGACCTGG ACCAGGACGGTGACAAGCAGCTCTCGCTGCCTGAGTTCATCTCTCTGCCCGCGGGCACGGTGGAGAACCAGCAGGGCCAGGACATCGATGACAGTTGGGTCAGAGACCGGAAAAAGGAGTTTGAGGAGCTAATCGACGCCAACCATGATGGGATCGTGACCATGGCGGAGCTGGAG GCTTGTTTCCCCATTGCTGTATGA
- the B3GALT6 gene encoding beta-1,3-galactosyltransferase 6: protein MKLLRRAWRHRTALALGGLALCGAGLLYLARCAADGPRPPPGRSPPPAGPARAAAFLAVLVASAPRAAERRSVVRGTWLAAARRGGPGDVWARFAVGTGGLGAEERRALEREQARHGDLLLLPALRDAYENLTAKVLAMLSWLDEHVAFEFVLKADDDSFARLDALLAELRAREPARRRRLYWGFFSGRGRVKPGGRWREAAWQLCDYYLPYALGGGYVLSADLVHYLRLSREYLRAWHSEDVSLGAWLAPVDVQREHDPRFDTEYKSRGCSNQYLVTHKQSLEDMLEKHQTLMREGRLCRQEVQLRLSYVYDWSAPPSQCCQRKEGIP, encoded by the coding sequence ATGAAGCTGTTGCGGCGCGCGTGGCGGCACCGGACGGCGCTGGCCCTGGGCGGCCTGGCGCTCTGCGGCGCCGGGCTGCTCTACCTGGCCCGCTGCGCCGCGGacggcccccgcccgccgcccggccGCAGCCCCCCGCCCGCCGGGCCCGCACGCGCCGCCGCCTTCCTGGCCGTGCTGGTGGCCAGCGCGCCCCGGGCGGCCGAGCGGCGCAGCGTGGTCCGCGGCACGTGGCTggcggcggcgcggcgcggcggccCGGGCGACGTGTGGGCGCGCTTCGCCGTGGGCACGGGCGGCCTGGGCGCCGAGGAGCGGCGCGCCCTGGAGCGCGAGCAGGCGCGGCACGGCgacctgctgctgctgcccgCGCTGCGCGACGCGTATGAGAACCTCACCGCCAAGGTGCTGGCCATGCTGTCCTGGCTGGACGAGCACGTGGCCTTCGAGTTCGTGCTCAAGGCCGACGACGACTCGTTCGCGCGGCTGGACGCGCTGCTGGCCGAGCTGCGCGCGCGCGAACCCGCGCGTCGCCGTCGCCTCTACTGGGGCTTCTTTTCGGGCCGCGGCCGCGTCAAGCCCGGGGGCCGCTGGCGCGAGGCCGCCTGGCAGCTCTGTGACTACTACCTGCCCTACGCGCTGGGCGGCGGCTACGTGCTCTCGGCCGACCTGGTGCACTACCTGCGTCTCAGCCGCGAGTACCTGCGCGCCTGGCACAGCGAGGACGTGTCgctgggcgcctggctggcgccgGTGGACGTCCAGCGCGAGCACGACCCGCGCTTCGACACCGAGTACAAGTCCCGCGGCTGCAGCAACCAGTACCTGGTGACTCACAAGCAGAGCCTGGAGGACATGCTGGAGAAGCACCAGACGCTGATGCGGGAGGGCCGCCTGTGCAGGCAGGAGGTGCAGCTGCGCCTGTCCTACGTCTACGACTGGTCCGCGCCCCCCTCGCAGTGCTGTCAGAGGAAGGAGGGCATCCCCTGA